Proteins from a genomic interval of Treponema brennaborense DSM 12168:
- the purM gene encoding phosphoribosylformylglycinamidine cyclo-ligase, whose protein sequence is MIDYRQSGVDVEEGYRAVDKYKAHAARTKIPGVLNGLGSFAGMFEVPAGMKHPVMVSGTDGVGTKLDVAFAVKKYDTVGIDCVAMSVNDILCTGARPLYFLDYIACGKLDAAVAADLVKGVSDGCVDSNCALLGGETAEMPGFYDAGKYDMAGFGVGIAEKDDIITGERIDEGDVLIGLSSTGVHSNGFSLVRKLVSDFAEPAPFAAGKTMGDALLTPTRIYVRPVLAVLEKCRSAVHGMVHITGGGFYENIPRMYPAANEKRAAAGKEPLVSVIEKGSWDILPVFDDLVRRGADPDRMFNTFNMGIGFILAVSASAADGIIDEFKRFAASDAGCCAGMGVYKMGRVAAAAGEVRGQADEVLFE, encoded by the coding sequence ATGATCGATTACCGTCAGTCCGGAGTAGACGTTGAAGAAGGCTATCGCGCCGTTGACAAATACAAAGCGCACGCCGCCCGTACGAAGATTCCCGGCGTATTGAACGGTTTGGGCAGTTTTGCCGGCATGTTTGAAGTGCCCGCCGGCATGAAACATCCGGTTATGGTGAGCGGAACCGACGGCGTCGGTACGAAGCTCGACGTTGCGTTTGCGGTGAAAAAGTACGACACGGTCGGAATCGACTGCGTCGCGATGAGCGTAAACGACATTCTGTGCACCGGTGCGCGGCCGTTGTACTTTTTGGACTATATTGCGTGCGGTAAATTGGATGCCGCCGTCGCAGCCGATTTGGTAAAAGGCGTTTCCGACGGCTGCGTTGACAGCAACTGCGCGCTGCTCGGCGGTGAAACGGCCGAAATGCCCGGATTTTACGATGCCGGCAAATACGATATGGCCGGTTTCGGCGTCGGTATTGCCGAAAAAGACGATATCATTACCGGCGAGCGTATCGACGAGGGAGACGTGCTGATAGGTTTGTCTTCTACCGGTGTACATTCAAACGGTTTTTCATTGGTGCGTAAACTGGTGAGCGATTTTGCCGAACCGGCTCCGTTCGCCGCCGGAAAAACGATGGGAGACGCGCTGCTTACGCCGACGCGCATCTACGTTCGTCCGGTTCTTGCCGTGCTTGAAAAATGCCGTTCCGCCGTGCACGGTATGGTGCATATCACCGGCGGCGGTTTTTACGAAAACATTCCGCGCATGTACCCTGCGGCGAACGAAAAACGCGCCGCGGCGGGAAAGGAACCGCTCGTTTCCGTGATTGAAAAAGGCAGCTGGGATATTCTTCCCGTGTTCGACGATTTGGTGCGGCGCGGGGCTGATCCCGACCGGATGTTCAACACGTTCAACATGGGAATCGGTTTCATATTGGCCGTATCGGCGTCCGCCGCCGACGGTATCATCGACGAGTTCAAACGATTCGCGGCATCCGACGCCGGCTGCTGTGCCGGTATGGGCGTGTATAAAATGGGACGCGTCGCCGCTGCAGCCGGTGAAGTACGCGGACAGGCGGACGAGGTGCTGTTTGAATAG